Proteins encoded by one window of Castor canadensis chromosome 2, mCasCan1.hap1v2, whole genome shotgun sequence:
- the Spa17 gene encoding sperm surface protein Sp17 isoform X1 has product MSIPFSNTHYRIPQGFGNLLEGLTREILREQPENIPAFAAAYFENLLEKRESKLFEKIETNFDPAEWGAKVEDRFYNNHAFKEQEQPKKYEPEQEMSPKSVKKEETPATAFESEEEKEKEEFAALKIQSAFRGHKAREEVKKMKSDNLEKGEENE; this is encoded by the exons ATGTCGATTCCATTCTCCAACACCCACTACCGAATTCCACAAGGATTTGGGAATCTTCTTGAAGGGCTGACACGTGAGATTCTGAGGGAGCAACCAGAAAACATACCAGCTTTTGCAGCAGCGTATTTTGAAAACCTTCTAGAGAAAAGAGAGAGTAAGCTTTTTGAAAAAATAG aaacCAACTTTGATCCAGCAGAATGGGGAGCTAAGGTGGAAGACCGCTTCTATAACAACCATGCATTCAAG GAGCAAGAACAACCCAAGAAATATGAACCTGAACAAGAAATGTCCCCAAAATCTGTGAAAAAGGAAGAGACACCAGCTACTGCCTTT GAgtctgaggaagagaaagaaaaggaggagttTGCTGCTCTCAAAATCCAGTCAGCCTTCCGGGGACACAAGGCCAgagaagaggtaaagaaaatgaaatcagataatcttgagaaaggagaggaaaacgAGTGA
- the Spa17 gene encoding sperm surface protein Sp17 isoform X2 produces MSIPFSNTHYRIPQGFGNLLEGLTREILREQPENIPAFAAAYFENLLEKREKTNFDPAEWGAKVEDRFYNNHAFKEQEQPKKYEPEQEMSPKSVKKEETPATAFESEEEKEKEEFAALKIQSAFRGHKAREEVKKMKSDNLEKGEENE; encoded by the exons ATGTCGATTCCATTCTCCAACACCCACTACCGAATTCCACAAGGATTTGGGAATCTTCTTGAAGGGCTGACACGTGAGATTCTGAGGGAGCAACCAGAAAACATACCAGCTTTTGCAGCAGCGTATTTTGAAAACCTTCTAGAGAAAAGAGAGA aaacCAACTTTGATCCAGCAGAATGGGGAGCTAAGGTGGAAGACCGCTTCTATAACAACCATGCATTCAAG GAGCAAGAACAACCCAAGAAATATGAACCTGAACAAGAAATGTCCCCAAAATCTGTGAAAAAGGAAGAGACACCAGCTACTGCCTTT GAgtctgaggaagagaaagaaaaggaggagttTGCTGCTCTCAAAATCCAGTCAGCCTTCCGGGGACACAAGGCCAgagaagaggtaaagaaaatgaaatcagataatcttgagaaaggagaggaaaacgAGTGA